One stretch of Peptostreptococcaceae bacterium DNA includes these proteins:
- a CDS encoding type II toxin-antitoxin system RelE/ParE family toxin, whose amino-acid sequence MHLKFHPEVIGDIEKFDNSIRILLRGQLLKIKSKPEIGKLLGNKAGNDLSSCRKIYFHNKRYRIVYEIIGEYVLVYAVGKREKFECYKDASSRKNKT is encoded by the coding sequence ATGCATCTTAAATTTCATCCGGAAGTCATTGGGGACATTGAAAAATTTGACAATAGCATACGAATTCTTCTTAGAGGGCAGTTGCTTAAGATAAAGAGCAAACCTGAAATTGGGAAACTATTAGGAAATAAGGCAGGCAATGATCTTTCAAGTTGTAGAAAAATCTACTTCCATAATAAAAGGTATCGAATAGTATACGAAATTATCGGAGAATATGTGCTAGTGTATGCCGTTGGGAAAAGAGAGAAATTTGAATGCTATAAAGATGCCTCTTCAAGAAAAAATAAAACATAA